The Chthoniobacterales bacterium genome contains a region encoding:
- a CDS encoding RNA polymerase sigma factor, with product MSDADLSLVEALQNGDDAALDELMGRHKRPLFSFIYRYVLNAEDLTQEAFVRVYLNIRSFKPNAKFVTWLYTIAANLCRDHARSKSHKEAGQTRSIYEGEKPLELPSNQAAPDQTAVTHETLDDVRKAIDALPHDLKVPLILTALDGLSQIEAGERLGISPKAVEARVYRARRRLEKVLKVS from the coding sequence GTGTCGGACGCAGACCTTTCTCTCGTAGAGGCGCTGCAGAATGGCGATGACGCCGCGCTCGACGAGTTGATGGGGCGGCACAAGAGACCACTCTTCTCGTTCATTTACCGCTATGTGCTCAATGCCGAGGATCTCACGCAGGAAGCCTTCGTTCGCGTGTATTTGAACATTCGTTCGTTCAAGCCCAACGCGAAATTTGTGACCTGGCTCTATACGATCGCGGCGAATCTGTGCCGGGACCATGCCCGCAGCAAGTCACACAAGGAAGCGGGACAAACCCGCTCGATCTACGAAGGCGAGAAACCTCTGGAGCTGCCATCGAACCAAGCGGCTCCGGATCAGACCGCCGTCACTCACGAGACGCTCGACGATGTCCGAAAGGCCATCGACGCGCTTCCCCATGACCTGAAGGTTCCACTGATTCTCACCGCGTTGGATGGGCTTTCGCAAATCGAGGCTGGCGAACGCTTGGGAATATCTCCGAAGGCTGTGGAGGCCCGCGTTTATCGGGCGAGGCGGCGGTTGGAAAAGGTTCTGAAGGTCAGTTGA
- a CDS encoding MauE/DoxX family redox-associated membrane protein, whose amino-acid sequence MKKHATVYRMVTSNHLCPWGIKSLDLLRRSGYEVEDHHLRTKEENEEYKKKHGYDETPQIFLEGKHLGGYDALREYLGKGPDPREGKTYQPVIAVFSVTLLMAAAVTWGSYGSLVPVRILELFVAFSMCVLGILKLQDLLSFATSFVQYDLIARRYVPYSYVYPFVEAGAGILMIAGWATWVAAPVALFVSSVGAISIIQAVYIEKRDLKCACVGGGSAVPLGFISLTENLMMMAMAVWMIAKGH is encoded by the coding sequence ATGAAAAAACACGCGACAGTTTATCGGATGGTGACGTCGAATCACCTTTGTCCCTGGGGAATCAAGTCCCTCGATCTTTTGAGGCGCAGCGGCTACGAGGTCGAAGATCACCATCTGCGGACGAAAGAGGAAAACGAGGAATACAAGAAGAAGCACGGCTACGACGAAACCCCACAAATCTTTCTGGAGGGCAAACATCTCGGCGGCTACGACGCGCTTCGCGAGTATCTTGGAAAGGGCCCCGATCCAAGAGAGGGAAAAACCTATCAGCCGGTAATTGCGGTTTTCTCCGTCACGCTGCTAATGGCGGCAGCCGTGACTTGGGGCTCATACGGTTCGCTCGTCCCGGTTCGGATCCTTGAGCTTTTCGTGGCTTTCAGCATGTGCGTTTTGGGGATTCTCAAACTCCAGGACCTGCTCTCCTTTGCCACGAGCTTCGTTCAATACGACCTGATCGCCCGGAGATATGTGCCTTACTCGTATGTGTATCCTTTTGTCGAAGCGGGCGCTGGTATCCTGATGATTGCAGGATGGGCGACGTGGGTCGCCGCGCCCGTCGCCCTTTTCGTCAGCAGCGTTGGCGCGATTTCGATTATCCAGGCCGTATACATCGAAAAGCGCGACCTGAAATGCGCCTGTGTCGGGGGCGGCAGCGCCGTGCCGCTTGGGTTTATTTCCCTGACCGAGAATCTCATGATGATGGCAATGGCGGTGTGGATGATCGCCAAAGGGCACTGA
- a CDS encoding TolC family protein, producing the protein MRLTALALLTTIALPLQARPKNDAGRTETEVRARTGADVLWQKDEAARAEAAIVVRRLLRKPLTVSSAVQIALLNNRKLQATFEEIGVASADVLEAVTVPNPSIEFEVQFPFTADTLNRYAWLVAQEFVQIVMIPLKKRVSEEALEAAQLRVAAQVLGLVADVKREYFSAQAEQQLLGRLKVIQETTSTSLELSQKQFKAGNITELALLQMQSTYSEGRLDIQQSETELDEHREELNKLLGLWGSQTDWEIEGDLPMPRKETFSQPRLESLAVSNRLDLRAAQRDLTSLVSALGLTKTFRWVPVLDFGFAGERDVDGALNMGPQFRIELPIFNQGQARIAKGQTQLRRASAEFEDLAIDIRADTRKFNRRLADLGERSNFYHGVLLPARIKIVNQSILQYNAMQISPFELFTAKAEELRVERAYIDALREYWITRAELEKAVGGSLNPRSSTDKNIVPKQKK; encoded by the coding sequence ATGAGACTGACGGCCCTCGCATTGCTCACCACGATCGCATTGCCGCTTCAGGCCAGGCCGAAGAACGATGCCGGGCGCACCGAAACCGAGGTGCGCGCCCGGACCGGAGCCGACGTTCTGTGGCAAAAGGACGAAGCCGCGCGTGCCGAAGCCGCGATAGTCGTCAGGCGTCTGCTGCGAAAGCCGCTCACCGTATCCAGCGCGGTCCAGATCGCACTTCTCAACAACCGCAAACTGCAGGCCACGTTCGAGGAGATCGGTGTCGCGAGCGCCGACGTGCTCGAGGCGGTCACGGTTCCGAATCCCTCGATCGAATTCGAGGTCCAGTTTCCATTCACGGCCGACACGCTCAATCGCTACGCGTGGCTCGTCGCGCAGGAATTCGTGCAGATCGTCATGATTCCGCTCAAGAAGCGCGTCTCGGAAGAAGCGCTCGAGGCGGCGCAATTGCGCGTGGCGGCGCAGGTGCTCGGCCTCGTTGCGGACGTGAAGCGCGAATACTTTTCCGCACAGGCCGAGCAGCAGCTTCTCGGGCGGCTGAAGGTCATCCAGGAGACGACTTCGACGTCACTCGAACTCTCCCAGAAGCAATTCAAGGCGGGCAACATCACCGAACTTGCCTTGCTGCAGATGCAGTCCACCTACAGCGAAGGGAGGCTCGATATCCAGCAGTCCGAAACGGAGCTCGACGAGCACCGCGAGGAACTCAACAAGCTGCTTGGGCTCTGGGGCTCGCAGACGGATTGGGAAATCGAAGGCGATCTTCCCATGCCGCGGAAAGAAACCTTCTCGCAACCGCGACTGGAGTCGCTCGCCGTCTCCAATCGCCTCGACCTGCGGGCCGCGCAGCGCGATTTGACGTCGCTGGTTTCCGCACTCGGTCTCACGAAAACCTTCCGCTGGGTGCCGGTGCTCGACTTTGGCTTTGCCGGAGAGCGCGATGTGGATGGCGCGCTCAACATGGGGCCGCAGTTCCGCATCGAGCTACCGATTTTCAATCAAGGCCAGGCAAGGATCGCGAAAGGTCAGACGCAGCTCCGGCGCGCGTCCGCTGAATTCGAGGACCTTGCCATCGACATTCGTGCTGACACACGCAAGTTCAATCGTCGCCTTGCGGACCTGGGCGAACGCTCGAACTTTTATCACGGGGTGCTGCTGCCCGCGCGCATCAAGATCGTGAACCAAAGCATCCTTCAATATAACGCGATGCAGATCAGCCCGTTCGAGCTCTTCACGGCGAAGGCCGAAGAACTGCGCGTGGAGCGAGCCTACATCGATGCGCTTCGCGAATATTGGATTACGCGTGCCGAACTCGAAAAAGCCGTGGGAGGCTCCCTCAATCCCCGTTCTTCGACCGACAAGAACATCGTCCCCAAACAAAAGAAATGA
- a CDS encoding MerR family DNA-binding protein: METDFLTTGALAAEAGVNLETVRFYERSGLLKKPRRTAAGYRQYPSADVVRLRFIKRAQELGFSLKEIAELLSLRAAPARNRSRVKRLAVDKLTVIEGKIRDLMRMRDTLASVSSACDGRGSVVDCPIITALENDQ, from the coding sequence ATGGAAACCGATTTTTTGACCACAGGCGCCCTCGCTGCAGAAGCGGGCGTCAATCTTGAAACGGTGCGATTTTACGAACGCAGCGGACTCCTGAAAAAGCCAAGGCGCACGGCGGCGGGCTATCGTCAATATCCCAGTGCGGACGTGGTCAGACTCCGATTCATCAAGCGCGCGCAAGAGCTGGGATTCTCGCTCAAAGAAATCGCCGAACTTCTCTCATTGCGGGCGGCTCCCGCGCGCAATCGCTCTCGGGTGAAACGTCTCGCCGTGGACAAACTCACGGTAATCGAAGGCAAGATTCGCGACCTGATGCGCATGCGGGACACGCTCGCATCGGTTTCCTCCGCGTGCGATGGCCGGGGCTCGGTCGTCGATTGCCCCATCATCACTGCGCTGGAGAACGATCAGTAG
- a CDS encoding copper oxidase, with product MNPLTRRNFVSGSAFLAGAAALPSILHGQQTPQAASDEQRSSVSVEKTYSPVWKKPPLAPGRPGVDYKPTVTLNGSTLPFRIVDGVKVFHLTCEEVDHVFVPKTKDNDELRAFCWGFNGSVHGPTIECVEGDRIRIYVTNKLPAATSIHWHGILLPSGMDGVGGLSQAPIDPGKTFKYEFTVWQHGTFMYHSHHDEMTQMAMGMLGMFIIHPHKSKGPPPDRDYVYMLSEWRINVGTRRPDPNEMVEFNTLTLNGRAYPGTAPLLAKLGDRVRIRIGNLSAMDHHPIHVHGHAWKIVETDGGLIPEAGQWPETTVLVPTGSTRTVEFAADNPGDWAMHCHMIHHVMNQMGHGTPNLVGIDPGKLDKRVRQFLPGYMTMGQDGMGDMGDMGMKIPKNSVPMVGSQGPHGYITMGGMYTNLKVREDLGDFDASKGTDFTYGGWYTNPPGTQAMEASSSELQRDLA from the coding sequence ATGAATCCCCTGACTCGACGAAATTTTGTGAGCGGCTCGGCGTTTCTGGCGGGAGCTGCGGCTCTTCCTTCCATTCTCCATGGCCAGCAGACACCTCAGGCCGCATCCGACGAACAGCGATCGTCCGTAAGCGTCGAGAAGACCTATTCGCCGGTTTGGAAAAAGCCGCCGCTTGCGCCTGGCCGTCCTGGCGTGGACTACAAACCCACTGTCACACTCAACGGCTCAACGTTGCCGTTCAGGATTGTGGACGGCGTGAAGGTGTTTCATCTGACGTGCGAAGAGGTCGATCACGTCTTCGTGCCCAAAACCAAAGACAACGACGAATTGCGTGCGTTCTGCTGGGGCTTCAACGGCAGCGTTCATGGACCGACCATCGAATGCGTCGAAGGGGATCGGATTCGCATCTATGTCACGAATAAGCTCCCGGCCGCCACCAGCATCCACTGGCACGGCATTCTCCTCCCCAGTGGCATGGACGGCGTGGGTGGGCTGAGTCAGGCACCCATCGATCCAGGCAAGACTTTCAAATACGAGTTCACGGTCTGGCAGCACGGCACGTTCATGTATCACTCGCACCACGACGAGATGACACAGATGGCCATGGGCATGCTCGGCATGTTCATCATTCATCCCCACAAGTCGAAAGGTCCGCCGCCCGACCGTGACTACGTCTACATGCTCAGCGAGTGGCGCATCAACGTCGGCACTCGCCGTCCCGACCCGAATGAAATGGTCGAGTTCAACACGCTCACCCTGAACGGACGCGCCTATCCTGGCACCGCGCCGCTGCTCGCGAAGCTCGGTGACCGCGTGCGCATTCGTATCGGAAATTTGTCCGCAATGGATCACCACCCCATCCATGTCCACGGTCACGCGTGGAAGATCGTAGAAACAGATGGCGGTCTGATTCCGGAGGCCGGGCAATGGCCGGAGACGACCGTGCTTGTGCCGACCGGATCGACTCGGACGGTGGAGTTCGCCGCCGACAACCCAGGCGACTGGGCGATGCACTGCCACATGATTCATCACGTCATGAATCAAATGGGGCACGGCACGCCGAATTTGGTCGGCATCGATCCCGGCAAGCTCGACAAGCGTGTCCGGCAGTTCCTGCCCGGTTACATGACGATGGGACAGGACGGCATGGGGGACATGGGCGACATGGGTATGAAAATCCCGAAGAACAGCGTGCCGATGGTCGGCTCGCAGGGCCCTCACGGCTACATCACGATGGGCGGCATGTATACAAACCTCAAGGTGCGGGAGGATCTCGGCGATTTCGACGCGTCCAAAGGCACCGACTTCACCTACGGCGGCTGGTATACGAACCCGCCCGGAACACAGGCCATGGAAGCATCGTCGTCAGAGTTGCAACGAGATCTGGCCTGA
- a CDS encoding periplasmic heavy metal sensor, which produces MLFHPQRASGTHEWIHKELGATNEQERTLEPIENAFEQRKAVLSQRIREANGELADVILTDQQDSARVNAAIEKIHAAQGQLQMETIAHVFAMKAVLTPTQFEKLLQLTAAALRSNSDDSH; this is translated from the coding sequence ATGCTTTTTCATCCCCAGCGTGCATCGGGAACTCATGAGTGGATCCACAAGGAACTCGGGGCCACGAACGAGCAGGAGCGGACGCTAGAGCCCATCGAAAACGCATTCGAGCAACGCAAGGCCGTCCTGAGTCAGAGAATCCGCGAGGCCAACGGAGAGCTGGCGGACGTCATCCTCACGGATCAACAAGACTCGGCGCGCGTCAATGCCGCCATCGAAAAGATTCACGCCGCCCAGGGACAACTGCAGATGGAAACCATCGCGCATGTGTTTGCTATGAAGGCGGTCCTCACGCCGACGCAGTTTGAAAAATTGCTTCAGCTCACGGCGGCCGCTCTTCGCTCGAATTCGGACGACAGTCATTGA